A part of Pongo pygmaeus isolate AG05252 chromosome 14, NHGRI_mPonPyg2-v2.0_pri, whole genome shotgun sequence genomic DNA contains:
- the LOC129011388 gene encoding nuclear pore complex-interacting protein family member B4-like isoform X3 produces MPVWWLLFWLLLLGFISHHPTYVINSPPDHFHPGTDFCGIPWIVIIIVFLGISTLAIFLWKTSLCVSFLKTVLKSQNVHDGSTDVQRKAWRSNSHSQEGLRSICMHTKKGVSSFPGIKIGLEDLFTSQRHMEAKVRAEVHKVTKNVNSHYKINGHRKTAKKKKLFQRMQELRRRAEDYYRCKITRSARKPLANSLCAQALQRGKAERKAAYKQHRCQMRQKQRVPERHMSQEPVQGRLGLENPFWMDSGPHSVPMRNSNGVPAENTEKTKVRMVAVEHHHSSGLRYRPYLPAETLRKRIGRKPRPPIQCDLRGQPRPSVKGCLRPLTLSRLQCPLGPQPHSTTDDFLRRETPQDECALGPDPLPRADDFPRLKTPPEGLFIPISPSPVDDSLSLKTPPECLLVPLPPSPVDDFLTPQAPPIKRHRLGPVAFPRADDFRRPKEPPDCFFARLPPSPVDDSLSLKTPPECLLVPLPPSPVDDFLTPQAPPIKRRRLGPVAFPRADDFRRPKEPPDCFFARLSPSPVDDSLSLKTPPECLLVPLPPPVDDFLTPQAPPIKRRRLGPVAFPRADDFRRPKEPPDCFFVPLPPSPVDDSLSLKTPPECLLVPLPPPVDDFLTTEAPPIKRRRLGPVAFPRADDFRRPKEPPDCFFARLPPSPVDDSLSLKTPPECLLVPLPPPVDDFLTPQAPPIKRRRLGPVAFP; encoded by the exons ATGCCGGTGTGGTGGCTGCTCTTTTGGCTCCTCCTGCTGGGATTTATCAGCCATCACCCCACCTAT GTTATCAATTCTCCACCTGATCATTTTCATCCTGGGACTGACTTTTGTGGAATTCCTTGGATAGTTATCATTATTGTGTTTCTGGGAATTTCTACACTTGCTATTTTCCTCTGGAAAACTAGCCTTTGT GTGTCTTTCCTCAAGACTGTCTTAAAGTCACAAAATGTACATGACGGATCCACGGATGTACAGCGGAAAGCCTGGAGGTCCAATAGCCATAGCCAGGAAG GGCTGAGGTCCATCTGTATGCACACAAAGAAAGgggtttcttcctttccaggaaTTAAAATTGGCCTAGAAGACCTCTTTACTTCACAGAGACATATGGAAGCCAAAGTTCGAGCTGAAGTCCATAAGGTGACAAAGAATGTCAACAGTcattacaaaatcaatggacataggAAGACTGccaaaaaaaa GAAACTGTTTCAACGCATGCAAGAGTTGCGGCGGCGGGCAGAGGACTACTACAGATGCAAA ATCACCCGTTCTGCAAGAAAGCCTCTTGCCAACTCa CTCTGTGCTCAAGCCTTGCAAagggggaaggcagagaggaaggcTGCCTACAAGCAGCACAG gTGTCAAATGAGGCAAAAGCAGAGAGTCCCAGAGAGACACATGAGTCAGGAGCCAGTCCAGGGACGACTGGGCCTAGAGAACCCTTTCTGGATGG ATTCAGGACCTCATTCGGTTCCCATGAGGAACAGCAACGGCGTCCCAGCTGAAAACACAGAGAAGACAAAG GTCAGGATGGTGGCAGTGGAGCACCATCATTCCTCAGGATTGCGCTACCGGCCCTACCTCCCGGctgaaactttaagaaaaaggaTAGGCCGCAAGCCACGTCCTCCTATTCAGTGTGATCTGAGAGGTCAACCACGTCCATCAGTTAAAGGATGTCTGAGACCGCTGACTCTTTCTCGACTACAGTGTCCACTAGGACCTCAACCACATTCTACAACTGATGATTTTCTGAGAAGAGAGACACCTCAAGATGAGTGTGCCCTGGGACCTGATCCACttcctcgagctgatgattttCCGAGACTCAAGACACCTCCCGAGGGTCTTTTCATACCAATTTccccttctccagttgatgattctctgagcctcaagacCCCTCctgagtgtcttctggtaccccttccaccttctccagttgatgattttctcacaccacaggcacctcccatcaagcgtcatcgcctgggacctgtagcatttcctcgagctgatgattttaggagacccaaggaacctcctgactgtttttttgcacgccttccaccttctccagttgatgattctctgagcctcaagacacctcccgaatgtcttctggtacccctcccaccttctccagttgatgattttctcacaccacaggcacctcccatcaagcgtcgtcgcctgggacctgtagcatttcctcgagctgatgattttaggagacccaaggaacctccTGACTGTTTTTTTGCACGCCTttcaccttctccagttgatgattctctgagcctgaagacacctcccgagtgtcttctggtaccccttccacctccagttgatgattttctcacaccacaggcacctcccatcaagcgtcgtcgcctgggacctgtagcatttcctcgagctgatgattttaggagacccaaggaacctcccGACTGTTTTTTCGTAccacttccaccttctccagttgatgattctctgagcctcaagacacctcccgagtgtcttctggtaccccttccacctccagttgatgattttctcacaacAGAGGCACCTCCCATCAAGCGTCgtcgcctgggacctgtagcatttcctcgagctgatgattttaggagacccaaggaacctcctgactgtttttttgcacgccttccaccttctccagttgatgattctctgagcctgaagacacctcccgagtgtcttctggtaccccttccacctccagttgatgattttctcacaccacaggcacctcccatcaagcgtcgtcgcctgggacctgtagcatttccttga
- the LOC129011388 gene encoding nuclear pore complex-interacting protein family member B11-like isoform X8: MPVWWLLFWLLLLGFISHHPTYVSFLKTVLKSQNVHDGSTDVQRKAWRSNSHSQEGLRSICMHTKKGVSSFPGIKIGLEDLFTSQRHMEAKVRAEVHKVTKNVNSHYKINGHRKTAKKKKLFQRMQELRRRAEDYYRCKITRSARKPLANSLCAQALQRGKAERKAAYKQHRCQMRQKQRVPERHMSQEPVQGRLGLENPFWMADSGPHSVPMRNSNGVPAENTEKTKVRMVAVEHHHSSGLRYRPYLPAETLRKRIGRKPRPPIQCDLRGQPRPSVKGCLRPLTLSRLQCPLGPQPHSTTDDFLRRETPQDECALGPDPLPRADDFPRLKTPPEGLFIPISPSPVDDSLSLKTPPECLLVPLPPSPVDDFLTPQAPPIKRHRLGPVAFPRADDFRRPKEPPDCFFARLPPSPVDDSLSLKTPPECLLVPLPPSPVDDFLTPQAPPIKRRRLGPVAFPRADDFRRPKEPPDCFFARLSPSPVDDSLSLKTPPECLLVPLPPPVDDFLTPQAPPIKRRRLGPVAFPRADDFRRPKEPPDCFFVPLPPSPVDDSLSLKTPPECLLVPLPPPVDDFLTTEAPPIKRRRLGPVAFPRADDFRRPKEPPDCFFARLPPSPVDDSLSLKTPPECLLVPLPPPVDDFLTPQAPPIKRRRLGPVAFP, from the exons ATGCCGGTGTGGTGGCTGCTCTTTTGGCTCCTCCTGCTGGGATTTATCAGCCATCACCCCACCTAT GTGTCTTTCCTCAAGACTGTCTTAAAGTCACAAAATGTACATGACGGATCCACGGATGTACAGCGGAAAGCCTGGAGGTCCAATAGCCATAGCCAGGAAG GGCTGAGGTCCATCTGTATGCACACAAAGAAAGgggtttcttcctttccaggaaTTAAAATTGGCCTAGAAGACCTCTTTACTTCACAGAGACATATGGAAGCCAAAGTTCGAGCTGAAGTCCATAAGGTGACAAAGAATGTCAACAGTcattacaaaatcaatggacataggAAGACTGccaaaaaaaa GAAACTGTTTCAACGCATGCAAGAGTTGCGGCGGCGGGCAGAGGACTACTACAGATGCAAA ATCACCCGTTCTGCAAGAAAGCCTCTTGCCAACTCa CTCTGTGCTCAAGCCTTGCAAagggggaaggcagagaggaaggcTGCCTACAAGCAGCACAG gTGTCAAATGAGGCAAAAGCAGAGAGTCCCAGAGAGACACATGAGTCAGGAGCCAGTCCAGGGACGACTGGGCCTAGAGAACCCTTTCTGGATGG CAGATTCAGGACCTCATTCGGTTCCCATGAGGAACAGCAACGGCGTCCCAGCTGAAAACACAGAGAAGACAAAG GTCAGGATGGTGGCAGTGGAGCACCATCATTCCTCAGGATTGCGCTACCGGCCCTACCTCCCGGctgaaactttaagaaaaaggaTAGGCCGCAAGCCACGTCCTCCTATTCAGTGTGATCTGAGAGGTCAACCACGTCCATCAGTTAAAGGATGTCTGAGACCGCTGACTCTTTCTCGACTACAGTGTCCACTAGGACCTCAACCACATTCTACAACTGATGATTTTCTGAGAAGAGAGACACCTCAAGATGAGTGTGCCCTGGGACCTGATCCACttcctcgagctgatgattttCCGAGACTCAAGACACCTCCCGAGGGTCTTTTCATACCAATTTccccttctccagttgatgattctctgagcctcaagacCCCTCctgagtgtcttctggtaccccttccaccttctccagttgatgattttctcacaccacaggcacctcccatcaagcgtcatcgcctgggacctgtagcatttcctcgagctgatgattttaggagacccaaggaacctcctgactgtttttttgcacgccttccaccttctccagttgatgattctctgagcctcaagacacctcccgaatgtcttctggtacccctcccaccttctccagttgatgattttctcacaccacaggcacctcccatcaagcgtcgtcgcctgggacctgtagcatttcctcgagctgatgattttaggagacccaaggaacctccTGACTGTTTTTTTGCACGCCTttcaccttctccagttgatgattctctgagcctgaagacacctcccgagtgtcttctggtaccccttccacctccagttgatgattttctcacaccacaggcacctcccatcaagcgtcgtcgcctgggacctgtagcatttcctcgagctgatgattttaggagacccaaggaacctcccGACTGTTTTTTCGTAccacttccaccttctccagttgatgattctctgagcctcaagacacctcccgagtgtcttctggtaccccttccacctccagttgatgattttctcacaacAGAGGCACCTCCCATCAAGCGTCgtcgcctgggacctgtagcatttcctcgagctgatgattttaggagacccaaggaacctcctgactgtttttttgcacgccttccaccttctccagttgatgattctctgagcctgaagacacctcccgagtgtcttctggtaccccttccacctccagttgatgattttctcacaccacaggcacctcccatcaagcgtcgtcgcctgggacctgtagcatttccttga
- the LOC129011388 gene encoding nuclear pore complex-interacting protein family member B4-like isoform X6, whose amino-acid sequence MPVWWLLFWLLLLGFISHHPTYVINSPPDHFHPGTDFCGIPWIVIIIVFLGISTLAIFLWKTSLCVSFLKTVLKSQNVHDGSTDVQRKAWRSNSHSQEGIKIGLEDLFTSQRHMEAKVRAEVHKVTKNVNSHYKINGHRKTAKKKKLFQRMQELRRRAEDYYRCKITRSARKPLANSLCAQALQRGKAERKAAYKQHRCQMRQKQRVPERHMSQEPVQGRLGLENPFWMDSGPHSVPMRNSNGVPAENTEKTKVRMVAVEHHHSSGLRYRPYLPAETLRKRIGRKPRPPIQCDLRGQPRPSVKGCLRPLTLSRLQCPLGPQPHSTTDDFLRRETPQDECALGPDPLPRADDFPRLKTPPEGLFIPISPSPVDDSLSLKTPPECLLVPLPPSPVDDFLTPQAPPIKRHRLGPVAFPRADDFRRPKEPPDCFFARLPPSPVDDSLSLKTPPECLLVPLPPSPVDDFLTPQAPPIKRRRLGPVAFPRADDFRRPKEPPDCFFARLSPSPVDDSLSLKTPPECLLVPLPPPVDDFLTPQAPPIKRRRLGPVAFPRADDFRRPKEPPDCFFVPLPPSPVDDSLSLKTPPECLLVPLPPPVDDFLTTEAPPIKRRRLGPVAFPRADDFRRPKEPPDCFFARLPPSPVDDSLSLKTPPECLLVPLPPPVDDFLTPQAPPIKRRRLGPVAFP is encoded by the exons ATGCCGGTGTGGTGGCTGCTCTTTTGGCTCCTCCTGCTGGGATTTATCAGCCATCACCCCACCTAT GTTATCAATTCTCCACCTGATCATTTTCATCCTGGGACTGACTTTTGTGGAATTCCTTGGATAGTTATCATTATTGTGTTTCTGGGAATTTCTACACTTGCTATTTTCCTCTGGAAAACTAGCCTTTGT GTGTCTTTCCTCAAGACTGTCTTAAAGTCACAAAATGTACATGACGGATCCACGGATGTACAGCGGAAAGCCTGGAGGTCCAATAGCCATAGCCAGGAAG gaaTTAAAATTGGCCTAGAAGACCTCTTTACTTCACAGAGACATATGGAAGCCAAAGTTCGAGCTGAAGTCCATAAGGTGACAAAGAATGTCAACAGTcattacaaaatcaatggacataggAAGACTGccaaaaaaaa GAAACTGTTTCAACGCATGCAAGAGTTGCGGCGGCGGGCAGAGGACTACTACAGATGCAAA ATCACCCGTTCTGCAAGAAAGCCTCTTGCCAACTCa CTCTGTGCTCAAGCCTTGCAAagggggaaggcagagaggaaggcTGCCTACAAGCAGCACAG gTGTCAAATGAGGCAAAAGCAGAGAGTCCCAGAGAGACACATGAGTCAGGAGCCAGTCCAGGGACGACTGGGCCTAGAGAACCCTTTCTGGATGG ATTCAGGACCTCATTCGGTTCCCATGAGGAACAGCAACGGCGTCCCAGCTGAAAACACAGAGAAGACAAAG GTCAGGATGGTGGCAGTGGAGCACCATCATTCCTCAGGATTGCGCTACCGGCCCTACCTCCCGGctgaaactttaagaaaaaggaTAGGCCGCAAGCCACGTCCTCCTATTCAGTGTGATCTGAGAGGTCAACCACGTCCATCAGTTAAAGGATGTCTGAGACCGCTGACTCTTTCTCGACTACAGTGTCCACTAGGACCTCAACCACATTCTACAACTGATGATTTTCTGAGAAGAGAGACACCTCAAGATGAGTGTGCCCTGGGACCTGATCCACttcctcgagctgatgattttCCGAGACTCAAGACACCTCCCGAGGGTCTTTTCATACCAATTTccccttctccagttgatgattctctgagcctcaagacCCCTCctgagtgtcttctggtaccccttccaccttctccagttgatgattttctcacaccacaggcacctcccatcaagcgtcatcgcctgggacctgtagcatttcctcgagctgatgattttaggagacccaaggaacctcctgactgtttttttgcacgccttccaccttctccagttgatgattctctgagcctcaagacacctcccgaatgtcttctggtacccctcccaccttctccagttgatgattttctcacaccacaggcacctcccatcaagcgtcgtcgcctgggacctgtagcatttcctcgagctgatgattttaggagacccaaggaacctccTGACTGTTTTTTTGCACGCCTttcaccttctccagttgatgattctctgagcctgaagacacctcccgagtgtcttctggtaccccttccacctccagttgatgattttctcacaccacaggcacctcccatcaagcgtcgtcgcctgggacctgtagcatttcctcgagctgatgattttaggagacccaaggaacctcccGACTGTTTTTTCGTAccacttccaccttctccagttgatgattctctgagcctcaagacacctcccgagtgtcttctggtaccccttccacctccagttgatgattttctcacaacAGAGGCACCTCCCATCAAGCGTCgtcgcctgggacctgtagcatttcctcgagctgatgattttaggagacccaaggaacctcctgactgtttttttgcacgccttccaccttctccagttgatgattctctgagcctgaagacacctcccgagtgtcttctggtaccccttccacctccagttgatgattttctcacaccacaggcacctcccatcaagcgtcgtcgcctgggacctgtagcatttccttga